The Pseudomonas triclosanedens genome has a window encoding:
- a CDS encoding LysR family transcriptional regulator yields the protein MSRDLPPLNALRAFEAAARLRGVSQAAEELSVTHGAVSRQIRLLEEELGVTLFVKDGRGVKLTDAGQRLSEVASDSLDRLRNVCAELRRQAGGDAPFVLGCPGSLLARWFIPRLDRLNRDLPDLRLQLSASEGEIDPRRAGLDATLCFAEPPWPADMQVHELAVERIGPVLSPRYARFAELCAAPASVLLGEPLLHTTSRPQAWPAWAANNRLEAGALKLGQGFEHLYYLLEAAVAGLGVAIAPQQLVADDLAAGRLAAPWGFVETRARLALWVPARLPDHRAVLLAQWLRGELAVCG from the coding sequence ATGAGCCGAGACCTCCCACCGCTGAATGCCCTGCGCGCCTTCGAGGCAGCGGCGCGCCTGCGCGGCGTGAGCCAGGCGGCGGAAGAGCTGAGCGTCACCCACGGCGCGGTGAGCCGGCAGATCCGCCTGCTCGAGGAGGAACTGGGCGTCACGCTGTTCGTCAAGGATGGACGCGGCGTAAAACTCACCGATGCCGGCCAGCGGCTGAGCGAGGTCGCCAGCGACTCCCTCGACCGCTTGCGCAACGTCTGCGCCGAGCTGCGCCGTCAGGCGGGTGGCGACGCGCCCTTCGTTCTCGGCTGCCCCGGCAGCCTGCTGGCGCGCTGGTTCATCCCGCGACTGGACCGGCTGAACCGCGACCTGCCCGACCTGCGCCTGCAACTCTCGGCCAGCGAGGGCGAAATCGACCCACGCCGCGCCGGCCTCGACGCCACCCTGTGCTTCGCCGAGCCGCCGTGGCCGGCGGATATGCAGGTACACGAGCTGGCGGTCGAGCGCATCGGTCCGGTGCTCAGCCCCCGCTACGCGCGCTTCGCCGAACTCTGCGCGGCGCCGGCCTCCGTGCTGCTCGGCGAGCCATTGCTGCATACCACCTCGCGCCCGCAGGCATGGCCGGCGTGGGCGGCGAACAATCGCCTGGAAGCTGGCGCGTTGAAGCTCGGCCAAGGCTTCGAACACCTCTACTACCTGCTGGAGGCGGCGGTCGCGGGCCTGGGCGTGGCCATCGCGCCGCAGCAACTGGTCGCCGACGACCTCGCCGCCGGCCGGCTCGCCGCGCCCTGGGGGTTCGTCGAAACCCGCGCCCGGCTGGCGCTGTGGGTGCCGGCACGCTTGCCGGACCACCGCGCTGTGCTGCTGGCGCAGTGGCTGCGCGGCGAGCTTGCGGTTTGCGGCTGA
- the trpB gene encoding tryptophan synthase subunit beta, which produces MSTLRTGPDAKGLFGSFGGQYVAETLMPLIHDLAREYEKAKDDPQFQEELAYFQRDYVGRPSPLYFAERLTEHCGGAKIYLKREELNHTGAHKINNCIGQILLARRMGKKRIIAETGAGMHGVATATVAARFGLQCVIYMGTTDIDRQQANVFRMKLLGAEVIPVTAGTGTLKDAMNEALRDWVTNVDSTFYLIGTVAGPHPYPAMVRDFQAVIGKETREQLAEKEGRLPDSLVACIGGGSNAMGLFHPFLDDKSVAIVGVEAAGHGIETGKHAASLNGGVPGVLHGNRTFLLQDEDGQIIDAHSISAGLDYPGIGPEHAWLHDIGRVEYTSITDHEALEAFHTCCRLEGIIPALESSHALAEVFKRAPNLPKDHIMVVNLSGRGDKDMQTVMHHMQQEPQA; this is translated from the coding sequence ATGTCCACACTGCGCACCGGTCCCGACGCCAAGGGCCTGTTCGGCAGCTTCGGCGGCCAGTACGTCGCCGAGACCCTGATGCCGCTGATCCACGATCTGGCCCGCGAGTACGAGAAGGCCAAGGACGATCCGCAGTTCCAGGAAGAGCTCGCCTACTTCCAGCGCGACTACGTCGGCCGCCCCAGCCCGCTGTACTTCGCCGAGCGCCTGACCGAGCACTGCGGCGGCGCGAAGATCTACTTGAAGCGCGAAGAGCTGAACCACACCGGCGCGCACAAGATCAACAACTGCATCGGCCAGATCCTGCTGGCCAGGCGCATGGGCAAGAAGCGCATCATCGCCGAGACCGGCGCCGGCATGCACGGCGTGGCCACCGCCACCGTCGCCGCGCGCTTCGGCCTGCAGTGCGTGATCTACATGGGCACCACCGACATCGATCGCCAGCAGGCCAACGTGTTCCGCATGAAGCTCCTCGGCGCCGAGGTGATCCCGGTCACCGCCGGCACCGGTACGCTGAAGGATGCGATGAACGAAGCGCTGCGCGACTGGGTAACCAATGTCGACAGCACCTTCTACCTGATCGGCACCGTGGCCGGCCCGCACCCGTACCCGGCGATGGTCCGCGACTTCCAGGCGGTCATCGGCAAGGAAACCCGCGAGCAGTTGGCCGAGAAGGAAGGGCGCCTGCCCGATTCGCTGGTCGCCTGCATCGGCGGCGGTTCCAATGCGATGGGCCTGTTCCATCCGTTCCTGGATGACAAGAGTGTTGCGATCGTCGGCGTCGAAGCCGCCGGCCACGGCATCGAGACCGGCAAGCACGCGGCCAGCCTGAACGGCGGCGTGCCGGGCGTGCTGCACGGCAACCGTACCTTCCTGCTGCAGGACGAGGACGGCCAGATCATCGACGCGCACTCCATTTCCGCCGGCCTGGACTACCCCGGCATCGGCCCGGAACACGCCTGGCTGCACGATATCGGCCGCGTCGAGTACACCTCGATCACCGATCACGAGGCGCTGGAAGCCTTCCATACCTGCTGCCGCCTGGAAGGCATCATCCCCGCGCTGGAGTCTTCCCATGCGCTGGCGGAAGTCTTCAAGCGCGCACCGAACCTGCCCAAGGACCACATCATGGTGGTGAACCTGTCCGGTCGTGGCGACAAGGACATGCAGACCGTCATGCACCACATGCAACAGGAGCCGCAAGCATGA
- a CDS encoding DUF1161 domain-containing protein — translation MKWAVAMGLATLLASGASWAAVKPCEELKAEIETKIQAAGVTSYTLEIVDKSEVKDPNMVVGTCDGGKRRIIYQKNDS, via the coding sequence ATGAAGTGGGCCGTGGCGATGGGCCTGGCGACGCTGCTGGCGAGCGGCGCGAGCTGGGCGGCGGTGAAACCGTGCGAGGAGCTCAAGGCCGAGATCGAGACCAAGATCCAGGCCGCCGGAGTGACCTCCTACACCCTGGAGATCGTGGACAAGTCCGAGGTGAAGGATCCGAACATGGTGGTCGGCACCTGCGACGGCGGTAAGCGCAGGATCATCTATCAGAAGAACGACAGCTGA
- a CDS encoding YdgA family protein, which translates to MKKTALAIAIPLAVVGAAVAGAWYTGSRVEQEISRGIDDANTLFKTEAPELGITVSLLGVERGVLSSNARYQVIIAGTDGKDPSTLVFSDRLEHGPFPASRLASGKLVPVLAQSHFALEKNELTAPLFEAAGGKAPLSGQLAIHYDQSQDGLLESAALQFAKDGESLRISPAKVDFSVSGDKKNVRANGLLPEVDMAFRQGEQMTHVELRDLGMQGDKKENANGFALGSSSVSLKRLLVKSEGNPDVELRDTVGEEVLSQGAKGLDQTLSYRVGKVMVQGQEIGGVKLDTSMRNLDEATLSSLKETYNKMLLNQGTEAAELTPEQEELLKGQFLRLLDSSPKLALDELSLQTAHGMAKVSFAVDLRKPDQSAQTPEEIARSILASLQANAKVDKAVIGDIVALQASLGEGAGGSVDPVALKQQSDAMTDLFSGMALESKWAVLDGNSLTSSLHYANDKVKFNGQDMTEQEFVAFVMGTVQGMGLGGAAAVDEEQDSDAAQSDDPQEEELE; encoded by the coding sequence ATGAAAAAGACCGCCCTGGCCATCGCCATTCCTCTGGCCGTTGTCGGCGCCGCCGTCGCCGGCGCCTGGTACACCGGTTCCCGCGTCGAGCAGGAAATCTCCCGCGGCATCGATGACGCCAACACCCTCTTCAAGACCGAGGCGCCTGAACTGGGCATCACCGTTTCGCTGCTTGGCGTCGAGCGCGGGGTGCTTTCCAGCAACGCGCGCTACCAGGTGATCATCGCCGGCACCGACGGCAAGGATCCGAGCACCCTGGTGTTCAGCGACCGTCTCGAACATGGACCGTTCCCGGCCTCGCGCCTGGCCTCCGGCAAGCTGGTTCCGGTCCTGGCGCAGAGCCATTTCGCACTGGAGAAGAACGAGCTTACCGCCCCGCTGTTCGAGGCCGCCGGCGGCAAGGCGCCGCTCAGCGGCCAACTGGCCATCCACTACGACCAGTCGCAGGACGGCCTCCTCGAAAGCGCTGCCCTGCAGTTCGCCAAGGACGGCGAGAGCCTGCGCATCTCGCCGGCCAAGGTCGATTTCAGCGTTTCCGGCGACAAGAAGAATGTCCGTGCCAATGGCCTCCTGCCGGAAGTCGACATGGCCTTCCGCCAGGGCGAACAGATGACGCACGTGGAGTTGCGTGACCTGGGCATGCAGGGCGACAAGAAGGAGAACGCCAACGGCTTCGCCCTTGGTTCGAGCTCTGTCAGCCTCAAGCGCCTGCTGGTGAAATCCGAAGGCAACCCGGACGTCGAACTGCGCGATACCGTCGGCGAAGAAGTCCTCAGCCAGGGCGCCAAGGGCCTGGACCAGACCCTGTCCTACCGTGTCGGCAAGGTCATGGTGCAAGGCCAGGAAATCGGTGGCGTGAAGCTCGACACCAGCATGCGCAACCTCGACGAGGCCACGCTTTCCTCGCTCAAGGAAACCTACAACAAGATGCTGCTGAACCAGGGTACCGAAGCCGCCGAACTGACCCCGGAGCAGGAAGAGCTGCTCAAGGGCCAGTTCCTGCGCCTGCTCGACAGCTCGCCGAAGCTGGCGCTGGACGAGCTGTCGCTGCAGACCGCTCACGGCATGGCCAAGGTTTCCTTCGCCGTGGATCTGCGCAAGCCCGACCAGAGCGCGCAGACCCCCGAAGAGATCGCCCGCAGCATCCTGGCCTCCCTGCAGGCCAACGCGAAGGTGGACAAGGCCGTGATCGGCGACATCGTCGCGCTGCAGGCCAGCCTCGGCGAAGGCGCGGGCGGCAGCGTCGACCCGGTGGCGCTCAAGCAGCAGTCCGACGCCATGACCGACCTGTTCAGCGGCATGGCCCTGGAGTCGAAGTGGGCGGTACTGGACGGCAACAGCCTGACCAGTTCCCTGCACTACGCCAATGACAAGGTGAAGTTCAACGGCCAGGACATGACCGAGCAGGAGTTCGTCGCCTTCGTCATGGGCACCGTGCAGGGCATGGGACTGGGTGGCGCGGCGGCGGTGGACGAGGAACAGGATTCGGACGCAGCGCAGTCGGACGATCCGCAGGAAGAAGAGCTGGAATAA
- a CDS encoding DUF1161 domain-containing protein, whose amino-acid sequence MKKFLLAVGVFALASNAFAAGKPCEELKSEIEAKIKAKGVASFNLEVVDKGSAGGKQVVGTCDGGTKEIVYSK is encoded by the coding sequence ATGAAGAAGTTTCTGTTGGCTGTGGGGGTCTTCGCCCTGGCGAGCAACGCATTTGCCGCCGGCAAGCCGTGCGAAGAGCTGAAATCGGAGATCGAGGCGAAGATCAAGGCCAAGGGTGTCGCCTCCTTCAACCTGGAAGTCGTCGACAAGGGCAGTGCCGGCGGCAAGCAGGTCGTCGGCACCTGCGACGGCGGCACCAAGGAAATCGTCTATTCGAAGTGA
- the gloA2 gene encoding SMU1112c/YaeR family gloxylase I-like metalloprotein, with protein MLHSVHHIALICSDYPRSKRFYTQVLGLRVIAETYREARDSWKLDLALGEACLELFSFPGAPPRPSYPEAQGLRHLAFAVDDLDAAVVRLQGYGVACEPIRLDELTGKRFTFFADPDDLPLELYER; from the coding sequence ATGCTGCACAGCGTCCATCACATCGCCCTGATCTGTTCGGACTACCCGCGCTCGAAGCGTTTTTATACCCAGGTGCTGGGGCTGCGCGTGATCGCCGAGACCTACCGCGAAGCGCGCGACTCCTGGAAGCTGGACCTGGCGCTGGGCGAGGCATGCCTGGAGCTGTTTTCCTTTCCCGGCGCGCCGCCCCGGCCTTCCTATCCCGAGGCGCAGGGGCTGCGCCACCTGGCGTTCGCCGTGGACGACCTGGACGCCGCAGTAGTGCGCCTGCAAGGCTACGGCGTGGCCTGCGAGCCGATCCGCCTCGATGAGCTGACCGGCAAGCGCTTCACGTTCTTCGCCGACCCGGACGATCTGCCGCTGGAGCTTTACGAGCGCTGA
- a CDS encoding dodecin, with product MSNHHTYKKIELVGSSRTSIEDAINNALAEAAKSIDFLEWFEVMETRGHIENGAVGHYQVTLKVGFRIANS from the coding sequence ATGTCCAACCACCACACCTACAAGAAGATCGAGCTGGTCGGCTCTTCGCGCACCAGCATCGAGGACGCGATCAACAATGCCTTGGCCGAAGCGGCCAAGAGCATCGATTTTCTGGAGTGGTTCGAGGTGATGGAAACTCGCGGGCATATCGAGAACGGCGCGGTCGGCCACTATCAGGTGACCCTCAAGGTCGGCTTCCGGATCGCCAATAGCTAG
- a CDS encoding DUF1254 domain-containing protein: MNPSLSRRRFLGASGMIGAGLCCAPGWLLAAPTALEADPAVFQDIVRQAWVYAYPMLMHYQTMQKQALDAASPEYIGGFGVFRHYSELFTPKNRDVVTPNNDTPYSWAWLDLRAEPWVLSVPAVADDRYYVHQLVDQYTFNFGYVGVLSTGREAGDYLIVGPGWKGETPPGIRKVLRSETEIAMILGRTGLRDANDLPAVRELQAQYKLRALHEFTGAAAPAPAPAVAWLPWAVPRDLGPGFIPHLNQILAFCPTDPSEVELRKRFASVGIGAGLPFDPSALSPAQRQALGAGIQQGVAELKAKGATLRSSVGLFGTRAAMHNDYLSRAAAAASGIYGNSVEEAIYLGSRNDSAQQPLQGGQRYRLRFAPGELPPAREFWSITLYDLPDRQLVDNPIQRYCLSSRDPLVRDADGGVTLYIQAQSPGKEHEANWLPSTQQGPFNVILRVYGPQPAMLSGQWKMPGVERV; this comes from the coding sequence ATGAACCCGAGCCTGTCCCGCCGCCGCTTCCTCGGCGCCAGCGGCATGATCGGTGCCGGCCTGTGCTGCGCACCGGGCTGGCTGCTGGCCGCGCCCACCGCACTGGAGGCCGACCCTGCCGTGTTCCAGGACATCGTTCGCCAGGCGTGGGTCTACGCCTATCCGATGCTGATGCACTACCAGACGATGCAGAAACAGGCGCTCGACGCCGCCTCGCCGGAGTACATCGGCGGCTTCGGTGTGTTCCGCCACTACAGCGAACTGTTCACGCCGAAGAACCGCGACGTGGTGACGCCCAACAACGACACGCCGTACTCCTGGGCCTGGCTCGACCTGCGCGCCGAGCCGTGGGTGCTCAGCGTGCCGGCGGTAGCCGACGACCGTTACTACGTGCACCAGCTCGTGGACCAGTACACCTTCAACTTCGGCTATGTGGGCGTGCTCAGCACTGGCCGCGAGGCGGGCGATTACCTGATCGTCGGCCCCGGCTGGAAGGGCGAGACGCCGCCGGGCATCCGCAAGGTGCTGCGCAGCGAGACGGAGATCGCCATGATCCTGGGCCGCACCGGCCTGCGCGACGCCAACGACCTGCCCGCCGTGCGCGAGTTGCAGGCGCAGTACAAGCTGCGCGCACTGCACGAATTCACCGGCGCCGCCGCGCCCGCTCCCGCGCCGGCGGTGGCCTGGCTACCGTGGGCGGTGCCGCGTGACCTCGGCCCCGGCTTCATTCCACACCTGAACCAGATCCTCGCCTTCTGCCCGACCGATCCGAGCGAAGTGGAGCTGCGCAAACGCTTCGCCAGCGTCGGTATCGGTGCCGGCCTGCCGTTCGATCCCTCCGCGCTCAGCCCCGCCCAGCGCCAGGCGCTCGGCGCCGGCATCCAGCAGGGCGTGGCCGAACTGAAGGCGAAGGGCGCGACGCTGCGCTCCTCCGTCGGCCTGTTCGGCACCCGCGCAGCGATGCACAACGACTACCTGAGCCGGGCCGCGGCGGCAGCCAGCGGCATCTATGGCAACAGCGTGGAGGAGGCCATCTATCTGGGCAGCCGCAACGACAGCGCACAGCAGCCGCTGCAAGGCGGCCAGCGCTACCGGTTGCGCTTCGCGCCGGGCGAACTGCCGCCGGCCAGGGAGTTCTGGTCGATCACCCTCTACGACCTGCCGGATCGCCAGTTGGTGGACAACCCCATCCAGCGCTACTGCCTGAGCAGCCGCGACCCGCTGGTGCGCGACGCCGACGGCGGGGTGACGCTGTACATCCAGGCACAGTCGCCCGGCAAGGAGCATGAGGCGAACTGGCTACCGTCGACGCAGCAGGGGCCGTTCAACGTCATCCTGCGCGTATACGGGCCGCAGCCGGCGATGCTTTCGGGGCAATGGAAGATGCCGGGAGTCGAGCGGGTCTGA
- a CDS encoding DUF2057 domain-containing protein — protein sequence MRSRLLLALALLGGCASPLPSHDPQMAWVDLYTTPGKTLMAERLDGKPVSDGRFYQVTPGKHELVVRFQYEIPSGGGMGAMSDPSELTCRVKVVYDQFAAGERYRLELRPQLRSALALLTDANGTLVAKTDFQGPVRCGPF from the coding sequence ATGCGCTCGCGCCTTCTGCTCGCGCTCGCCCTGCTGGGCGGCTGCGCCAGCCCGCTGCCCTCCCACGACCCGCAGATGGCCTGGGTCGACCTCTACACCACCCCCGGCAAGACGCTGATGGCCGAGCGCCTGGACGGCAAGCCGGTCAGCGATGGCCGCTTCTACCAGGTGACGCCAGGCAAGCATGAACTGGTGGTGCGCTTCCAGTACGAGATTCCCAGCGGCGGCGGCATGGGCGCCATGAGCGATCCGTCGGAGCTGACCTGCCGGGTCAAGGTGGTCTACGACCAGTTCGCCGCCGGCGAGCGCTACCGGCTGGAGCTTCGCCCGCAACTGCGCAGCGCGCTGGCGCTGCTGACGGACGCCAACGGTACGCTGGTGGCGAAGACGGATTTCCAGGGGCCGGTGAGGTGTGGGCCGTTCTAG
- a CDS encoding OsmC family protein, whose amino-acid sequence MKKSASAHWQGGLKDGKGRLSTESGALKDQPYGFNTRFEGAPGTNPEELLGAAHAGCFSMALSMMLGEAGFTAERIDTHADVSLEKLADGFAITAVHLTLRAAVPGADAATFQAIADKAKAGCPVSRVLNARITLDATLE is encoded by the coding sequence ATGAAGAAATCCGCATCGGCGCACTGGCAAGGCGGCCTGAAGGACGGCAAGGGTCGGCTCTCTACCGAAAGCGGCGCACTCAAGGACCAGCCCTACGGCTTCAACACGCGCTTCGAGGGCGCGCCGGGCACCAACCCGGAAGAGCTGTTGGGCGCGGCCCACGCCGGCTGCTTCTCGATGGCGCTGTCGATGATGCTCGGCGAGGCGGGATTCACCGCCGAACGCATCGATACCCACGCCGACGTGAGCCTGGAAAAACTCGCCGACGGCTTCGCCATCACCGCCGTGCACCTGACCCTGCGGGCGGCTGTGCCGGGCGCGGACGCCGCCACCTTCCAGGCCATCGCCGACAAGGCCAAGGCCGGCTGCCCGGTCTCGCGTGTGCTCAACGCACGCATCACCCTCGACGCCACCCTCGAATGA
- the trpA gene encoding tryptophan synthase subunit alpha, producing the protein MSRLQTRFAELKEQNRAALVTFITAGDPGYSTSLDILKGLPEAGADVIELGMPFTDPMADGPAIQLANIRALGNGQNLAKTLKMVREFRAGNDTTPLVLMGYFNPIHYYGVDKFIADAKDAGVDGLIVVDLPPEHNEDLCHPAQAAGLDFIRLTTPTTDDNRLPTVLNGSSGFVYYVSVAGVTGAGAATLDHVEQAVARLRRHTGLPVAIGFGIRTPEHAASIARLADGVVVGSALVDKIANAESSADAVKGVLGLCRQLAEGVRSAR; encoded by the coding sequence ATGAGCCGCCTGCAGACCCGCTTCGCCGAACTCAAGGAGCAGAACCGCGCCGCCCTGGTGACCTTCATCACCGCTGGCGATCCGGGCTACTCCACCTCGCTGGACATCCTCAAGGGCTTGCCGGAAGCTGGCGCCGACGTGATCGAACTGGGCATGCCGTTCACCGATCCGATGGCCGACGGCCCGGCGATCCAGCTCGCCAACATCCGCGCCCTGGGCAACGGCCAGAATCTGGCCAAGACCCTGAAGATGGTCCGCGAATTCCGCGCGGGCAACGACACTACGCCGCTGGTGCTGATGGGCTACTTCAACCCGATCCACTACTACGGCGTAGACAAGTTCATCGCCGATGCGAAAGACGCCGGCGTCGACGGCCTGATCGTCGTGGACCTGCCGCCGGAGCACAACGAGGATCTGTGCCACCCGGCACAGGCGGCCGGCCTGGACTTCATCCGCCTGACCACCCCGACTACCGACGACAACCGCCTGCCGACCGTGCTGAACGGCAGTTCGGGCTTCGTCTACTACGTTTCGGTGGCCGGCGTGACCGGAGCGGGCGCCGCGACCCTGGACCACGTCGAGCAAGCCGTGGCGCGCCTGCGCCGGCATACCGGCCTACCGGTGGCCATCGGCTTCGGCATCCGCACCCCGGAGCACGCAGCGAGCATCGCCCGCCTGGCCGACGGTGTAGTGGTGGGCTCGGCGCTGGTGGACAAGATCGCCAACGCGGAAAGCTCCGCCGACGCGGTGAAGGGCGTGCTCGGCCTGTGCCGGCAGCTCGCCGAAGGTGTACGAAGCGCCCGCTGA
- a CDS encoding AraC family transcriptional regulator: MSQPVPAFDPIAAGRQELADIIQRHCQGEGVFETAIDSLLVARNDSPSEGRMPTLYRPALCVIAQGCKEVRLGSEVYRYDELNLLVVSVTLPVSGQVIEASPDKPYLSIRLDIDPGELTRLIAEAGLAGSAPRPASRGIYLQRLDCTVLDALLRLMRLLDTPRDIPMLAPLFVREILYRLLRGPQGHLLHDLAMTDSQTHRVTRAIEWLNRNFDKSLRIEDLAREVNLSVSTLHHRFKEVTALSPLQYQKQLRLQEARRLMLSEGLEVAVAGHRVGYESPSQFSREYSRLFGAPPLRDLASLRGALGNEAVSA, translated from the coding sequence ATGTCCCAGCCCGTTCCCGCCTTTGATCCCATTGCCGCAGGCCGCCAGGAGCTGGCCGACATCATCCAGCGTCACTGCCAGGGCGAGGGGGTCTTCGAAACCGCCATCGATTCGCTGCTGGTAGCGCGCAACGACAGCCCCAGCGAAGGCCGCATGCCGACGCTCTACCGCCCGGCCCTGTGCGTGATCGCCCAGGGCTGCAAGGAAGTCCGCCTGGGCAGCGAGGTCTATCGCTACGACGAACTCAACCTGCTGGTGGTGTCGGTGACGCTGCCTGTCTCCGGCCAGGTGATCGAGGCCTCGCCGGACAAGCCCTACCTGTCCATCCGCCTGGACATCGACCCCGGCGAGCTGACCCGGCTGATCGCCGAGGCCGGCCTGGCCGGCAGCGCGCCGCGTCCGGCCAGCCGCGGCATCTACCTGCAGCGGCTGGACTGTACCGTGCTCGACGCGCTGCTGCGCCTGATGCGCCTGCTGGATACGCCGCGTGACATCCCAATGCTGGCGCCGCTGTTCGTTCGGGAGATTCTCTATCGCCTGCTGCGCGGGCCCCAGGGCCACCTGCTGCACGACCTGGCGATGACCGACAGCCAGACCCATCGCGTCACCCGCGCCATCGAGTGGCTGAACCGCAACTTCGACAAGTCGCTGCGCATCGAGGACCTGGCCCGCGAAGTGAACCTCAGCGTCTCGACCCTCCACCACCGCTTCAAGGAAGTGACCGCCCTGAGCCCGCTGCAATACCAGAAACAGTTGCGCCTGCAGGAAGCGCGGCGCTTGATGCTGTCGGAAGGGCTGGAAGTGGCGGTGGCCGGGCACCGTGTCGGCTACGAGAGCCCCTCGCAGTTCAGCCGTGAATACAGCCGCCTGTTCGGCGCCCCACCCCTGCGCGATCTCGCCAGCCTGCGCGGCGCGCTGGGCAATGAGGCGGTTTCTGCGTAA
- a CDS encoding aminopeptidase, translating into MPFRLLIPTLDRRLCRWVPCLAILALSGCSSLGYYGQLADGQMRLLAAREPVAEVVGDPSRDPALRQRLELSQEARAFASAELGLPDNRSYRLYADIHRANVVWNVFATPELSLQPLTHCFPIAGCVAYRGYYGEPGAQAEAKRLKAQGLDVYIGGVEAYSTLGWFDDPILSSMLRWGDQRLAETIFHELAHQKFYLPGDTAFNESFASFVEAEGGRRWREARHLPDEAPLLAEQRKRFTQLVLDTRERLHALYASPRSEAEKRAGKAAEFERLRREYAQMRDRDWGGKAPFDAWVNGPLNNAKLLPFGLYDQWVPAFTVLFAQVGGNWPAFYARVEKLGALPQAQRTAALESLAAGQRVAF; encoded by the coding sequence ATGCCCTTCCGCCTTCTTATCCCGACACTCGACCGCCGCCTGTGCCGCTGGGTTCCCTGCCTGGCGATCCTGGCGCTGAGCGGTTGTTCCAGCCTGGGCTACTACGGCCAGTTGGCCGATGGCCAAATGCGCCTGCTGGCGGCCCGCGAGCCGGTGGCCGAAGTGGTCGGCGACCCTTCCCGCGATCCCGCGCTACGCCAGCGCCTGGAGCTTTCCCAGGAGGCCCGTGCGTTCGCCAGCGCCGAGCTGGGCCTGCCGGATAATCGCAGCTACCGCCTCTACGCCGACATCCATCGGGCCAACGTGGTGTGGAACGTCTTCGCCACGCCGGAGCTGTCGCTGCAGCCGCTCACCCACTGCTTCCCCATCGCCGGCTGCGTGGCCTATCGCGGCTACTACGGCGAGCCGGGCGCGCAGGCCGAGGCGAAGCGCCTGAAGGCACAGGGGCTGGACGTCTACATCGGTGGCGTCGAGGCGTACTCGACCCTCGGCTGGTTCGATGATCCGATCCTCAGCAGCATGCTGCGCTGGGGCGACCAGCGCCTGGCGGAAACCATCTTCCACGAGTTGGCGCACCAGAAGTTCTACCTGCCGGGCGATACCGCCTTCAACGAGTCCTTCGCCTCGTTCGTCGAGGCCGAGGGTGGGCGCCGCTGGCGCGAAGCTCGCCATCTGCCGGACGAGGCGCCGCTGCTGGCCGAGCAGCGCAAGCGCTTCACCCAGCTCGTACTGGATACTCGCGAGCGCCTCCACGCGCTCTACGCCAGCCCGCGCAGCGAGGCTGAAAAGCGCGCCGGCAAGGCGGCGGAGTTCGAGCGGCTGCGCCGTGAGTATGCGCAGATGCGCGACCGCGACTGGGGTGGCAAGGCGCCGTTCGATGCCTGGGTCAACGGCCCGTTGAACAACGCCAAGTTGCTGCCGTTCGGCCTGTACGATCAGTGGGTACCGGCCTTTACCGTGCTGTTTGCCCAGGTCGGCGGCAACTGGCCGGCGTTCTATGCGCGGGTGGAGAAGCTTGGGGCGCTGCCCCAGGCGCAGCGCACCGCAGCGCTGGAGTCACTCGCCGCCGGGCAGCGCGTGGCGTTCTGA
- a CDS encoding PA0061/PA0062 family lipoprotein, whose amino-acid sequence MRALLTATSLLALSGCALLMPQPDPNRAWIDLDTNSQSDLAAMKVDDKDWPSSHYFEVDPGQHELRVRFQFQVEPVDIGPVDEALWRDCEMTVKYKDFTAGQRYRLETGSIGFRPWAKLYDGQSNEVARGRERGCDRA is encoded by the coding sequence ATGCGCGCCCTCCTCACTGCCACCAGCCTGCTCGCCCTGAGCGGCTGCGCCCTGCTGATGCCGCAGCCCGACCCCAACCGTGCCTGGATCGATCTGGACACCAACAGCCAGAGCGATCTAGCGGCCATGAAGGTCGACGATAAGGACTGGCCCAGTTCCCACTACTTCGAGGTCGATCCGGGGCAACACGAACTGCGCGTGCGCTTCCAGTTCCAGGTCGAGCCGGTGGACATCGGCCCGGTGGACGAAGCGCTCTGGCGCGACTGCGAGATGACCGTGAAGTACAAGGACTTCACCGCCGGCCAGCGCTACCGCCTGGAGACCGGCAGCATCGGCTTCCGCCCCTGGGCCAAGCTGTACGACGGGCAATCCAACGAAGTCGCCCGCGGCCGCGAGCGAGGTTGTGACCGCGCCTGA